GATTTTGCCTTTGTATAACAGTGCCATCGAAACGGCGTATTGCGGATGGCCGTGCAGGTAGTTGGTGGTGCCGTCGAGCGGGTCGATGATCCATTCGTAGTCGGCGCGGGGGTTGCCCCGGCTGCCGCCTTCTTCGGCGGTGATTTTGTGCTGCGGGTAGGCTTCGATGAGCGCGTCGGTGAGGATGGTTTCGGACATTCTGTCCACATCGGAGACGAAATCGTTGAAGGCTTTGCTGTCGAAGCGGACGCTGCCGAGGTCTTTGGCGGCGCGGATCATCATGTCGCCGGCTTTGCGCGCGGCTTTGAAGGCGGTGTTGAGAAAGGGGTTCATGGGCATCCTTGCGGTTTCGGGCTTTGCGGGGCGCGGCGGTTTTGTGTGAAAATGCGCGCTTTTGCGCAGGCGGCAAAAGGCGCGGATTATACGCCGTTTTGCGCAGCCCCAACAAACAGGAAACCCATCAGATGAACGCACTCTTCTATATGCGGGACGGCCGCCTGTTCCGCTTTGCCGACGGCGCAAGCGCGCCCGTGTCCTGCGGCGCGGTGGAACAGTATATGGAAAACCTCAAACAAATCCACCGCAAAAAAGAATGGAAAACGCAGGGCACGGGCGCGGGCTTTATGGGCGTTTGGCAGGAGGAAATCGACCTGTCCGACATCCGTCCCGCCGACGCGGTGTGCACGCCCGACGGCCGCCTGGTTTACGGCGCGGTGTTGCAGCAGGGCGGCGCGGTGCAGCGCAAAAACCCCGACGCGCCCGACGAAGCCGAAGGGCTGCTGCTGCGCCATGCCGACTGCACGATACACGACATGGCCTGCGACGCAGAGGGCAAACGCCTCGCCCTGTCGCTCTCCGGCAGCGGCTGGGGCGAGCGCAACATCGCCCTCATGCCGCTCGATGCCAACCGCTTCCGTTTCATCACCGAAGGCGAATGCCGCGATTCCAACCCCGCCTTCGACCCCGACAATAGCGACATCCTCTATTACGACTCCTGCGGCCTCGCCCACACCGAGCGCGGCCTCGTGTTCGGCCCGCGCGCCGTCAACCGCCTCAACCTCGCCGAGGGCACGCTCGACACCGTCCTGTCCGACGACAAACACGACTACTTCCAGCCCCGCCCCGACGGAGCGGGCGGCCTCTACTGCATCCGCCGCCCCTACCGCGCCGGCCATCAGGGCGGCAGCGGCCTGCGCGACCTCGCGCTCGCCCCGTTCAAAATCTCCAAAGCCCTCTTCGGCTGGCTCGACTTCTTCACCCAACGCTACGGCGGCGAACCGCTCAAAACCTCCGGCGCAAACCCCGCCAAAGCCAAACAGCAGAGCGAAGAAGAACGCTTCATCGAAGGCAACCTGGTCAAAGTGCGGCAAAACAAAAAAGCCGATCCTGCCGACCGCCACCCCGCCGCCATCCCCGACGACTGGGAACTCGTCCGCACCACCGCCGACGGCAGCCAAACCGTCCTCCTGCGCGGCGTCATGGCCTACACCCCCGCGCCCGACGGCGGCGTCATCTACTCCAACGGACGCGCTATCCTCCGCCGCAGCCCCGAAGGCGCAGTCTCCCTCATCACCGAAGCCCGCTGGGCGGAAAAACTGCGCCTGCAACCGTAACGACCAAATATCAAACCCCCTTTTCAGACGGCCTCCAAGCGCAACAGGCCGTCTGAAAAACAAAACACCGCCCGAAAACAACCGACATGACCCCAGCCGCCCCCGCCTACCTCGACAACATCGCCGTCGTCCTCACCCGCACCAGCCACCCCGCCAACATCGGCTCCGCCGCCCGCGCCATGAAAACCATGGGGCTCACCCGCCTCATCCTCGTCGCCCCCAAACTCATGGCCACCCCCATGACCCCCGCGCCGCCCCCCTTCGACCCGCAAAAGCCCCAAGCCTTCCGCCTGCCCGAAGAAAGCTACATCCTCGCCTCCGGCGCGGCCGACGTACTCGACGCCGCCATTACCGTCCCCACCCTCGACGCCGCCCTGGCCGACACCGTCGTCAGCTGCGCCCTCACCGGCCGCAAGCGCGAACTCACCGCCCCCCTGCAAACCCCGCGCGAACTCGCCCCCGAAATCCTCCACACCGCCCGCGCCGGCTGCCGCGCCGCCCTCGTCTTCGGCAACGAAACCTTCGGCCTGAGCATCGAAGAAGTGCAAAGCTGCAACCGCCTGATGACCATCGCCGGCAACCCCGCCTACTTCTCCCTCAACCTTGCCCAGGCCGTACAGGTCGTCGCCTACGAACTGTACAGCCAAACCGAAGCCGACCTCTCCCACCTCGTCCCGCAAAAACACCCCGCCACCCACGACCAAGTCGCCGGCATGACCGCCCACATGGCCGAACTGATGGACGAAATCGGCTTCTTCAACCGCCGCAACAGCCCCCGCATCATCCGCCGCCTGCACAACCTCTTCGCCCGCGCCAAACCCGAAACCGAAGACATCGACCTCATGCGCGGCTTCTTCAACACCGTCGGCAAACGGCTCAAAGACAAGCGCGGATAAACCCGCCGAACAGCAGAGGCCGTCTGAAAAAACGAAATCCGCTTTTTCAGACGGCCTCTGCCGTTCGGCAGGGTGTCGCCCGCAGGCGGCGCACGTGTTCCCTACCGCCCAACGAATCCGTGCCTTTCCCAAGCCCCCGAACCGCGTGCGTGGCTGTGCCACACACCCTACATCGTCTACAACAACGAAAGGCCGTCTGAAAAATGTTTTTCAGACGGCCTTTCGTTTTGCCTGCTGCGTGTCAGCGGGCGTTTTTTTCGTACCAGGCGACGAAGTCGGCGGGAGGGGTAAAGCCGAGCAGGGCTTCGCCGTGGCTGCCGTCGGCTTTGACGACGAACACGCCCGGCGGGCCGAACAGGCCGTATTCTTTCAGCAGTGCCTGGTGTTCGGGGCGGTTGGCGGTTACGTCGGCTTGGAAGAAGCGGTCGGCGGGGATGGCGGCGGCCACTTCGGGGCTGTGCAGGGTGTGCGCTTCCATTTCTTTGCACGACACGCACCAGTCAGCGTAAAAATCAAGCACCACGGGGCGGGAGGGGTCGGCGGCGAGGGCGGCGGCCATCGCGGCTTTGAGTTCGGCCGTGTCGGTGTATTTTTGGTGCGCCGCGCCTTCGGCGGCGGGGTGCAGGGTGAGGAAGCTGTGCAGGGCGGTGGTTTGGCCGCGCGCGCTTTGGATGCCGAACCATGCGCCGCCTGCCAGCAATACGGCGGAGAGGAGGGCGGAAAAGGTTTTCAGACGGCCTTTCATGCCGCGCAGGCGGTAGAGCAGCAGGGCGGCGGGGGCGATGAGCAGCAGGGTGTAGAGGCCGGCGGCGGCGGGGTAGGGCAGGTAGGGGCTGGCGAGGTAGACGGCGACGGCCAGCAGGATGAAGCCGAAGGCGTATTTCACGCCGTTCATCCAGTCGCCTGCCCGGGGCAGGATGTGGCCGCCGAAGGTGCCGATGAGGATGAGCGGCACGCCGGTGCCCAGCGCGAGGGTGTAGAGGGCGAGGCCGCCGAGCAGGGCGTCGCCGGTTTGGCCGATGTAGCCCAGCGCGAAGGCGAGCGGGGGGGCGACGCAGGGGCCGACGATGAGGGCGGAGAGCATGCCCATGCCGAACACGCCGGCGATTTTGCCGCCGGAGAGTTTGTTGCTCTGGGTTTGGAAGTAGCTTTGCACGGCGTTGGGGAGCTGGATGTTGAACAGGCCGAACATGGAAAGGGCGAGGACGACCATCAGGGCGGCGGCGGCGAGGACGACGGCGGGCTGTTGCAGCCAGACGGTGAGCAGCGCGCCGGTGGTGCCGGCAATCACGCCGACGAGGGTGTAGGTGAGGGCGAGCCCCTGGGTGTAGACGAGGGTGAGCATGAAGGCGCGGCCTTTGGAGGCGTTTTTGTCGCCTACGACGATGCTGGACACGATGGGGATGAGCGGGTACATGCAGGCGGTGAAACTCAGGCCGAGGCCGGCGAGAAAAAACGCCAACAGATTGGCGTTCAGAGTGTCCCAGGAGAGTTTGAAGCGGCTGCTGTCGGGGGCTTTGGCCGGGGCGGGCGCACCGCCGCCTTCGGCTTCGCTGATGCCGCTTTTGGGGGCGGTGAAGCGGGCGGAGGGTTTTTCGGCGGGGGCTTTCACTTGGTATTCGCCCGGCGCGGTGATGTCGAACACGGTTTCGCTGGGCGGGTAGCACACGCCCGCGTCGGCGCAGCCCTGGTACATCACGGTGAGCTTGTAGCCGCCCGCAGGCGCGCCGTTGCGGAAGGGGTAGCTGGCTTCGGCCTTGTGGTAGTACACGGTTTGGCGGCCGAAAAATTCGTCTTCCTTCACCTTGCCCGGTTCGGGAAACATGGCCGGGTCGAACGCGGTCTGCGGCTCGGCGGCGATGGCGATTTTGTCGCGGTAGAGGTAGTAGCCGTCGGCGATTTTGAATTCCACGCTCACGCCGCCTTCTTCGGCATACACTTTGGGCACGAAGGCTTCTTCCGGCGGCAGCAGCTGCGCGGGATCGACGGCGAAGGCGCGGCTGAGGCTGAACAGGGCGGCGAAGAAGAAAAGCAGTTTTTTCATGGCGGATACTCGGTGGGCAAAGGGAAACCAAGGGCTGATTGCAATTGGTTTGCGAAGCGGATTTTGCGTCATAAAACGGCAGATGCAAGGCGCAAACCGCAGCAAGGTTGGACACCTTGCGAGGATTTGTAACGCGGCAGATGCCGTTTTAGGGCGCAAAAGCGGCCGTAATACCAAATGCAATCAGCCCCTGGCGCGGGTTTATAGACATTTCGCGCCGCGCTGTCAAATGCGGCGGGTGCAAAGTTTGCGCGGGGGCGGATTATCCGCCGGCGCGGCGGTGGGCAACCGCACAAAAAGCGCGTTTTCAGGCACAAAAGCGGCAGGAGGCTGTCTGAAAAACGCTTTTTCAGACGGCCTCATTCCGTTTTGTGCTTTATTTGGAATATTTTTCCGACAGCTTCTGCGCGGCTTCGCCCACCAGGCGTTGGTTTTCCACCAGAGCTTTCTGCATGGCGGTGGTTTTGCCGTTGAACGCGTTCATAAAGGCGGCGGATTTCTGTGCGGCCTCTCCATCCATTTTGCCGGCCTGGCTTGCCATGTATTCGATGACCTTGTAGGCAAACTCGCTGCCCAGCATGGCGCGGTCGGCCAGGTTTTTCACTTCCGGGTCTTGCAGGTTTTGCGCGGCCACTTCCTGCTTCATTTTGTCCAGCACACCGCCCATTTCCTTAATCGAGGCCAAGAGCTCGGGCGAAGGGCCCTGGTTGGATTTCTGGTTGCGCAGCTGCGACTGGATTTTCTGTTGCAGCTCGGCGGCCTGACGCTGCGCCGGGCCGTTGGCCAGCTCGGCAAATTTTTGCAGCTCCTTCATGCCGGTGGGCGACTTTTTATCCGAAATTTCAATCGGCTGGGTCAATACCGGATCGGGTGTGGGATAGCCGTCGATAACGGCAGCCAAATCGGCGGGCATGCCGTCGCTCTCACTGCCCTGCGCCTGTTGTGCCTGCGGCTGCGAAGCGGCGGGCGCGGATTTGTCGCCGCCGCCGCAGGCGGCCAGAATGGCGGCGGTTAAAACGGCGAGGGAAAGCGATTTGACAAGTTTCATATTTTTCCTTAGGTGGGAGTTGAAAAAAACTGCGCCGCGATTATGGCAGCTTTCGCCGCCCCTGTCTTTCCCGTTTTTCAAACGGCCTCTGCCGCGCGCGGCGGTTTGAGGCCGTCTGAAAGCGCGGTTATACTGCCCCCGTTTCATCAGTCAGGAATGAAAAAATGGCAGCACAAAAACCCGCAGGCAGCCGCCTGCCCGAAAAATGGTTCCGGCGCGGCCTGTGGCTGATCGCGCTGGTGTTCGCCTCCTTCCTTATCGGCTTGGGCGGCAAAATCATCGGCGATCTGCCGCTGGCGGTGGAAACCCGCACGCTGGAAGACTACGCCGACCGCCTCGGCGCACAGCCCCTGCGCGCCGAAAAAGAACGCCTGCAAACCGAAGCGGCCAAACTCGCCGACGCACGCGATCAGGCCGCTCTCGAATTGGACAAACAGCAGGCGCAGACCGCCGCCGAACAGCAAAGCCTGAACAACTGGCTGGCCACCCGTTCCGTTACCGAACAGTCCGAACAAAACCCCGAAGTGATCGAACGCACGCGCAAACTCGACCGCCTCAAAGCGCAGGAGCAGGCATTGCAGCGGCGGCACGACGCCCTGCGGCAAGCTCTGCTCGACAACGGACAGCAAACCGCCCGTGCCGAAGGCCGTCTGAACGAATTGGAACAGGCCGCGCAAAAAGCCAAAGACGCCGACGATCGCCGCACCGAGCTGCAAATATTCGCCTACCGCCTCGCCCTCACCCTGCCGCTGCTTCTGGCCGCCGGCTGGCTGTTCGCCAAAAAACGCCGCTCGCGCTGGTGGCCGTTTGTCTGGGGCTTCATCTACTTCGCCCTCTTCGCCTTCTTCGTCGAACTCGTCCCCTACCTGCCCAGCTACGGCGGCTACGTCCGCTACGCCGTCGGCATCCTCGCCACCGTCCTCATCGGCCGCTACGCCATCACCGCCATGAACCGCTACCTCGAACGCAAACGCGCCGAAGAAGCGCAGCCCGCCGCCGAACGCGGCCGCACCCTCGACTACGACCTCGCCTGGCAGCGCATCGGCAAAAGCATCTGCCCCGGCTGCGAACGCCCGCTGGACTTCACCCATCCCGAAATGGACTACTGCCCCCATTGCAGCATCCGCCTGTTCGACCGCTGCACCGGCTGCAACAACAGAAAAAGCGTGTTCTACCGCTACTGCTTCCACTGCGGCGCAGCGGCGGAGCAGGCAGAAGGCGCAAGGGAACACACGGCGGAACACTAGGGCGTGTTGACAATCAGCCTTGCGGCGGTGTTTTTGGCAAAAAACCCCCGCCTGCCGCGTCAAAAATGCCCGCAGGTGTCCAACCTTGCTGCGCTTTTTTCCTTGCATTCGGGCATTTTTTACTCAAAAAACCGCTCGCAAGCCGAATGTCAACACACCCTAGGCAGGGCAGGGTGCGGAAAAACCGTAACGCCGTCATACAGCAAGGCCGTCTGAAAACCTGTAAAACGGGTTTTCAGACGGCCTTTTGTCAAACAGCGCGCCCCCGATTTGCAGGCCGATTTTGTCAACGAAAGCTACGGCGAAGAAAACAACAAACTGTTTTTTGACGCTCAAACCCTGATGCAGTCGGGGCTGGCCGAAACGGTCGCCCGGGCGATGCCGCACCTTGCGCCGCAAATCGAGGAGGCGGCGGCCGCGGGCGGGATGGTGGAGATGACGCGCGGCGACTTCCACGCCTTCCTGCCGCAGGAGGCGCAGCACCATCTGGCCAACATCGCGCGCATGTCGCCGGATGCCTTCTCGGCGGCGGAGGCGGCGGCGTGGGAAGAGACGGAAGCGGCGGCAGAGTTTGAGGAAACGGCCAAACGCGCCCACGCGGACGCGGAAGCGCGTCTGGCGCGGCAGCAGGAGTTCGACGGCCTCAAAGCGCGGTTCAAACAGGAACTGGCTGCCACGGGCAGGATGAACGCGCAGAACGCCGATGACGCGGCTTCCGTGTGGGCATCGCACATCCAAAGCTACGCAGGCCGTCTGAATATGACCCCCGACGAGTTTATGGGGCGGTATGGGCGGCTGAATGTGGTGGGCGAGAGTTTGACGCAGGACGGGGTGTTTTCGCAGGCGTTGGCTTCCGCGCCGCCCAAAGGCTGGGTGCATGTTGCGGACGGAGCGGAAGCGGCTGCGTTATGGAACGGCACAAGCGACGCGCAGGCGGTATTTTGGGATATGCCGCAAGGAAAGCTGGCGCATGATGTGCCTGCGCTGGCCGGGTATTCTTCGGTGTCTGTGGATAAAAACGCCGTTAACCATATCCGCAAGAATCATGGCGATGCGAAATCGGAACAGTCGCGCGGGCAGATTGCCATTTCAGACGGCGATATTGCGCGTATTCCTGAAGTTGTCGGCAATTATGACGATATTCGTGTGGCAGATATTGACGGCACGCACAATAAGCGTGTGATTTTTGCCAAGCGGTTTGATGACGGGTTGGTGGTTTATGTCGCAGAAAGCAGCGTGAGAAAGAAAGATTTGAAAGCTGTGAGTATGTGGAAGTATCCCCAATCGGCCAATGCCCAAGACGTATTGAATCACGCCATGTCCCTGTACCCTAACGCCCAAAACGGAAGGGGGCGTATTCCACATGACGGCAATGATACTACCGTCGCCCCCCTCTTTCAAGACATGACCGCCGAGCAGGCGCAGTTTGAGGAAACGGAAGCGGCATACGGCGGGCGCGAAGCCTATGAGGCGGCCAAGGCCGAAGGCAGAACCGAGCTGGACTACCGCCAGTGGGTACAGGTGCGCACGCCTGCATTCAAAGAATGGTTCGGCGATTGGGAAAACGACGCGGCCAACGCTTCAAAAGTCGTCAATCCGAAAACGGGCGAGCCGCTGGTGGTGTATCACGAGACGGACAATCAGTTTACTGTGTTCGATACCGGAAGGGGCGGGCATCAGAAAAACGATTTTGAAACGCCGACGGGGATTTTCACCAAATCGAGCGGGGAGAAAATCGGTCTGGGCAATATTCAGATGCCGCTGTTTGCCAATATCAGAAACCCTCTGGCATTTGGTGACAGGGTGGAAA
The window above is part of the Neisseria bacilliformis genome. Proteins encoded here:
- the dsbD gene encoding protein-disulfide reductase DsbD; translated protein: MKKLLFFFAALFSLSRAFAVDPAQLLPPEEAFVPKVYAEEGGVSVEFKIADGYYLYRDKIAIAAEPQTAFDPAMFPEPGKVKEDEFFGRQTVYYHKAEASYPFRNGAPAGGYKLTVMYQGCADAGVCYPPSETVFDITAPGEYQVKAPAEKPSARFTAPKSGISEAEGGGAPAPAKAPDSSRFKLSWDTLNANLLAFFLAGLGLSFTACMYPLIPIVSSIVVGDKNASKGRAFMLTLVYTQGLALTYTLVGVIAGTTGALLTVWLQQPAVVLAAAALMVVLALSMFGLFNIQLPNAVQSYFQTQSNKLSGGKIAGVFGMGMLSALIVGPCVAPPLAFALGYIGQTGDALLGGLALYTLALGTGVPLILIGTFGGHILPRAGDWMNGVKYAFGFILLAVAVYLASPYLPYPAAAGLYTLLLIAPAALLLYRLRGMKGRLKTFSALLSAVLLAGGAWFGIQSARGQTTALHSFLTLHPAAEGAAHQKYTDTAELKAAMAAALAADPSRPVVLDFYADWCVSCKEMEAHTLHSPEVAAAIPADRFFQADVTANRPEHQALLKEYGLFGPPGVFVVKADGSHGEALLGFTPPADFVAWYEKNAR
- a CDS encoding RNA methyltransferase, coding for MTPAAPAYLDNIAVVLTRTSHPANIGSAARAMKTMGLTRLILVAPKLMATPMTPAPPPFDPQKPQAFRLPEESYILASGAADVLDAAITVPTLDAALADTVVSCALTGRKRELTAPLQTPRELAPEILHTARAGCRAALVFGNETFGLSIEEVQSCNRLMTIAGNPAYFSLNLAQAVQVVAYELYSQTEADLSHLVPQKHPATHDQVAGMTAHMAELMDEIGFFNRRNSPRIIRRLHNLFARAKPETEDIDLMRGFFNTVGKRLKDKRG